A stretch of the Ascaphus truei isolate aAscTru1 chromosome 4, aAscTru1.hap1, whole genome shotgun sequence genome encodes the following:
- the LOC142493972 gene encoding alpha-1,6-mannosyl-glycoprotein 2-beta-N-acetylglucosaminyltransferase-like: MRLTLHKKKIAALLLLLGVLLSACLLLYTSSAPDQGGSEPLPPASLPSQRMNPSGFQLPSGSPLQMRLDAYRNNLRQPVLNAEHFPGRPQLVVVVQVRGGPGSGPRLRLLADSLRAAGPGATGRLLLVLSMEKPCPEATDAMHSIDFCRVLPIYFPYSLSFYPDEYPGADPADCPRDLSRESALQRGCKNAEYPDIHGHYREAAFALDKHHWWWKLHFTWERLREVSGHREQVLFLEEGSYLLPDWLHMLRLMQKQCREEGCQLLSLGGTASPEPSPDPQHAEVNGWVAPKHRSAVAMPRELYYQLMGCLAEFCTYDDYNWDWSLQYVSASCLAHPLKVLSASLPRVLTLPAKAEEGGCGRTGPCASTEAAAQALRAQVRELSGRLFPKTLTIASLQQEVHNPPQTKNGGWGDIRDHALCQSYARL, translated from the coding sequence ATGCGGCTGACGTTACACAAGAAGAAGATCGCTGCCTTGCTGCTGCTCCTAGGTGTGCTGCTCAGTGCCTGCCTGCTCCTCTACACTTCCTCCGCCCCCGATCAGGGTGGGTCTGAGCCTTTACCCCCGGCCTCGCTCCCCagtcagaggatgaacccctctGGCTTTCAGCTGCCCAGCGGCTCCCCGCTGCAGATGAGACTGGACGCTTACCGCAACAACCTGCGGCAGCCGGTGCTGAACGCTGAGCACTTTCCAGGTCGCCCCCAGTTGGTTGTGGTGGTGCAGGTGCGGGGAGGTCCAGGCAGCGGCCCCCGCCTGCGTCTGCTCGCCGATTCCCTCCGGGCAGCTGGCCCAGGGGCCACCGGCCGCCTCCTGCTAGTGCTGAGCATGGAGAAGCCCTGCCCTGAGGCTACCGATGCCATGCACTCCATTGACTTTTGCCGGGTGCTGCCCATATACTTCCCGTACAGCCTGAGCTTTTACCCTGACGAATACCCAGGGGCAGACCCTGCCGACTGCCCGCGGGACTTGTCTCGGGAATCGGCCCTCCAGAGGGGCTGCAAGAACGCCGAGTACCCGGACATCCACGGGCACTACCGGGAAGCAGCCTTCGCTCTGGACAAGCACCATTGGTGGTGGAAGCTTCACTTCACGTGGGAGAGGCTGCGGGAGGTAAGTGGACACCGAGAGCAGGTGCTGTTCCTTGAGGAGGGCAGCTACCTTCTCCCTGACTGGTTGCACATGCTGCGGCTCATGCAGAAGCAGTGCCGCGAGGAGGGATGTCAGCTCCTGAGCCTGGGGGGCACTGCCAGCCCTGAACCGTCACCAGACCCTCAACATGCGGAAGTGAATGGCTGGGTGGCACCCAAGCACCGGTCTGCAGTGGCCATGCCCAGAGAGCTCTACTACCAACTGATGGGCTGCCTGGCCGAATTCTGCACCTACGACGATTACAACTGGGACTGGAGTCTGCAGTATGTGTCCGCCTCCTGCCTCGCCCACCCACTGAAGGTGCTGTCTGCCAGCCTGCCCCGAGTGCTCACGCTGCCCGCCAAGGCGGAAGAAGGCGGGTGCGGGCGCACAGGCCCCTGCGCCAGCACGGAAGCCGCCGCTCAAGCGCTCAGGGCACAGGTCAGGGAGCTGAGTGGGCGACTCTTCCCAAAAACCCTGACCATCGCCAGCCTTCAACAAGAAGTCCATAACCCTCCACAGACTAAgaatggagggtggggggacatCAGAGACCATGCCCTGTGCCAGTCTTATGCCAGGCTGTGA